Genomic segment of Syntrophorhabdaceae bacterium:
GTATAAGATAGTGGAAGTCCTGTCGAAAATACGAGTACCCGCAAGACTTGATCATCTCCATACACTGATCGATATTGTAAGCAATTGCGCGAAGGAACAGGGATTGGGCGGGAAACGGATCAATGAGATAGAGATAGCCACGGAAGAAGCGCTCGTCAATATCTTTCATTATGCCTATCAGGAACAGGAAGGTGATGTAGAGATATCATGCAAGACTGAGCATGGCAGGACATTCATTATCGAGATCACTGATGCCGGAAT
This window contains:
- a CDS encoding ATP-binding protein encodes the protein MRQPWITYKIVEVLSKIRVPARLDHLHTLIDIVSNCAKEQGLGGKRINEIEIATEEALVNIFHYAYQEQEGDVEISCKTEHGRTFIIEITDAGMPFNPLSVSEPDTTLDVAERQIGGVGVFLIKKLMDDVIYRRDGNKNILELVVNLKT